A genomic stretch from Deltaproteobacteria bacterium includes:
- the rpmG gene encoding 50S ribosomal protein L33, producing the protein MREIITLACSDCRNRNYTTTKNKKAMSEKLELKKYCSTCNRHTVHKETK; encoded by the coding sequence ATGCGGGAAATCATAACCTTGGCCTGTTCCGATTGCAGGAACAGAAACTATACAACGACGAAGAATAAAAAAGCCATGAGTGAGAAGCTGGAATTAAAAAAATACTGTTCCACCTGCAACAGGCACACGGTTCACAAGGAGACCAAATAA
- the secE gene encoding preprotein translocase subunit SecE: MAKNFKERLYGRLPGVRSTMETAKDVRKPSLPLVARVKNFLSEFRAEMKKVTWPTRKETLGTTVVVIICVLIIVLFLGLADFGIGRGIQSFLRY, translated from the coding sequence ATGGCAAAGAACTTCAAGGAGAGGTTATACGGAAGACTGCCAGGTGTTCGATCGACGATGGAGACTGCGAAAGATGTGAGGAAGCCTTCGCTCCCGCTGGTTGCGAGAGTAAAGAATTTTCTCTCTGAGTTCAGGGCGGAAATGAAAAAGGTCACCTGGCCAACGAGGAAAGAGACGCTGGGAACAACTGTAGTCGTTATCATATGCGTTCTTATCATAGTTCTTTTTCTTGGCCTCGCTGATTTTGGCATTGGAAGAGGAATTCAGTCGTTCCTTAGGTATTAA
- the nusG gene encoding transcription termination/antitermination protein NusG, which produces MSKKWFVVQTYSGYEKRVEEALRRKIKSEGVEDSFGDILIPSETVIEAKKGDKKTVEKSFFPGYLLVQMEMNDRTWHLVRRTPRVTGFVGGQTPQPIPEEDVVEITNLMAEGRLKPKPKIHFEAGETVRVVDGPFSNFMGTVEEILEEKGKVVISVSIFGRPTPVEVDFTQVEKS; this is translated from the coding sequence ATGTCCAAAAAGTGGTTTGTCGTCCAGACATACTCTGGATATGAGAAGAGAGTTGAGGAGGCGCTGCGGAGAAAAATCAAGTCCGAAGGAGTCGAAGATTCTTTCGGCGACATCCTCATTCCGTCGGAAACGGTAATCGAGGCAAAAAAGGGAGACAAAAAGACCGTGGAGAAGAGCTTCTTCCCGGGATATCTTCTCGTCCAGATGGAGATGAATGACAGGACCTGGCACCTCGTCCGGAGGACTCCACGGGTGACCGGCTTCGTTGGCGGTCAGACACCGCAGCCCATACCGGAGGAAGACGTGGTGGAGATCACCAATTTGATGGCCGAAGGACGACTCAAGCCAAAACCGAAGATTCACTTTGAAGCGGGGGAAACGGTGCGCGTCGTTGACGGGCCCTTTTCAAACTTCATGGGAACCGTTGAAGAAATCCTCGAGGAAAAGGGGAAAGTGGTGATATCGGTTTCCATATTTGGGAGGCCAACCCCGGTAGAGGTTG